The region GTACGCACCAATCATTGAATTCCATGAAACAACATCTCTGTCAGGCATTTCCTCAAACACCCGACGAGCCAAATCCAAATTCCGACCACATTTTGCATAGAAATCCAAAAGGGTATTCTGAACAAACACACTTGAACCAAATCCTAGCTTCACAATATCTCCATGAACCACTCTACCATCTTCTAGAGCTTCAAACGGTTCGAAACACCTCAAAAGAAAGGTAAAGGTGAAACTATTCGGTGCAATTGTGAACGCCTTCATTTGATGGTAAACACGCAATGCGCCTTTATGGGCCTTTCGAATAAAGCATTTGATCATATTATTATAGGAAATCACATTTGGGTGCTGAGAATTTCGAAATATACGAACAGCGTAGTCAAGGGAAACAAGTTCCGAGGCAAGAGTAATAAGCTTAGGTAGTACCAAATCGCTGCCACGAAGGCCATTCATGAGAACCTGAAGGTGGGTTTGCTTCAGTTCTCTCATAGTTTTACAGTTTTGCAAGAGTCTCAGCATTCGCAGGTCCATTGCTTTCTGGTTATTGGCCATTCAAAAAGACCGTTATTCTAGTTACTTCATAGTGTTTAGATATTTAAATATTCGGTCttagctccttttttttttcttttctttttctttttttcttttttcttttttaattcaattgGATTTCATTGTCCACTAAAATCTTCAGATTTTAACAATAGTtctaaactttttaaaatcttcaccattatttttaaattaaatagttcaattttattatatctgtatttattagttttaaaagatcaattttttttaattaattgtatttCAGTCATTGTTAAACATTGATAAACAGTTGGAAATTGGAAGTGCAAAGCAAATGAGACTGAATTGAAATGACAATATCTTCGTCCCAAAATCCACAAGTAAATGCACACAACCCAGTCTACCCTCAATCAAAAAcccaaataagcaaacatcAAAATCTCTCAAATTTGTGTTACCTCATTAGGAATCACATCTCTCAAGGATCTCCAAAAGAAGCCCTTCTTCTCTACACCCAAGTTCGCCGTAAAGGACTTCACTGTTTGGCTGTAGTAGGCCCTTTAGTTTTCAAGGCTTGTGCTTCTCTTTCCTTCATTAATTTCGGAAAAGCAGTGCACGCTGAGTCGATTAAGGGCGGGGTGGATTGTGAGGTAATGATTGGGACCTCATTGGTTGATATGTATGCTAAGTGTGGCAATGTCGTTGATTCGCGTAAAGTGTTTGATTATATGCATGAGAGAAATGTTGTGACATGGAATGCGATGATCGGGGGGTACTTGAGAAATAAAGATACAAGATCCGCGTCCATTTTGTTTGAAAAGATGTCGGTTCGAAATGAGGTGACTTGGATTGAAATGATTGATGGGTATGCAAAGGGTGGAGATACCCTTACTGCCAGGCAATTGTTCAACGGGGTTCCTCCAGAGTTGAGGAATGTGGTCACTTGGACTGTGATGGTTGATGGGTACACCGACAATGGGGAGATGGAGGCTGCAAGGGAGTTTTTCGAAGAGATGCCACAGCGGAATTTCTTTGCTTGGTCATCGATGATTTCTGGGTACTGCAAGAAGGGTGATGTCAAGGAGGCCAAGGCCATTTTTGACCGAATTCCAGTCCGGAACTTGGTGAATTGGAATTCATTGATATCCGGGTATGCCCAGAATGGGTTTTGTGAGGAAGCTCTGGAAGCATTTCGTGAAATGCCAGCTGAAGGATTTGAGCCTGATGAA is a window of Alnus glutinosa chromosome 4, dhAlnGlut1.1, whole genome shotgun sequence DNA encoding:
- the LOC133866685 gene encoding pentatricopeptide repeat-containing protein At3g21470, which gives rise to MTISSSQNPQVNAHNPVYPQSKTQISKHQNLSNLCYLIRNHISQGSPKEALLLYTQVRRKGLHCLAVVGPLVFKACASLSFINFGKAVHAESIKGGVDCEVMIGTSLVDMYAKCGNVVDSRKVFDYMHERNVVTWNAMIGGYLRNKDTRSASILFEKMSVRNEVTWIEMIDGYAKGGDTLTARQLFNGVPPELRNVVTWTVMVDGYTDNGEMEAAREFFEEMPQRNFFAWSSMISGYCKKGDVKEAKAIFDRIPVRNLVNWNSLISGYAQNGFCEEALEAFREMPAEGFEPDEVSIVSVLSACAQLGLLDAGKEIHCIIHRKGINVNVFVLNGLVDMYAKCGDLAVARLVFERIADKSTTCWNAMISGYANHGQCKEALEFFGRMENSNKMPDDITFLSVLSACAHGGYVGEGIEIFSKMEKYGLQASIKHYGCLVDLLGRVGRLKEAYDLIKRMPMKPNDTVWTAMLGACRVHLDKEMTEEIMKESTRNLNTVNANDSLYVLVSHIYAASDSWEKAERMRTFMVNQGLQKIPGCSSVMSR